One Candidatus Peregrinibacteria bacterium DNA segment encodes these proteins:
- a CDS encoding NTP transferase domain-containing protein: MITKGIILAGGSGTRLRPFTKFTSKHLLPVYDEPLIYFPLKTLLQMGIQDILLITAPHHADNFLELLGYGNEFGARIEYKIQEEPNGIAAGLLLAENFAHGENVALVLGDNIFFDDLSSAGKDFSAGAEIFITKVEDPERFGVVELNGKNVITLEEKPKNPKSSLVQTGLYLYDTTVFDKIRNLKPSPRNELEITDLNNLYLSEKTLKAHILENEWIDAGTFESLLRGAEMVRKLKNIP, encoded by the coding sequence ATGATTACAAAAGGCATCATTCTCGCTGGCGGCTCTGGAACTCGACTCAGACCATTTACAAAATTCACGTCGAAACATCTCCTTCCTGTGTATGACGAACCGCTGATTTATTTTCCACTGAAAACACTTTTGCAAATGGGAATTCAGGATATTCTTCTTATCACTGCTCCGCATCACGCGGATAATTTTCTCGAACTGCTCGGATATGGAAATGAATTTGGTGCGCGGATCGAATATAAAATTCAAGAAGAACCAAATGGAATTGCGGCGGGGCTCCTTCTTGCTGAAAATTTTGCTCACGGAGAAAATGTCGCTCTTGTTCTCGGAGATAATATTTTCTTTGATGATTTGAGTTCTGCAGGAAAAGATTTTTCGGCTGGGGCAGAAATATTTATCACAAAAGTAGAAGATCCCGAACGATTTGGCGTTGTCGAACTCAATGGAAAAAATGTGATTACTCTTGAAGAAAAACCCAAAAATCCAAAATCATCACTTGTTCAAACTGGTTTGTATTTGTACGATACAACTGTTTTTGATAAAATTCGTAACTTGAAACCTTCACCTCGAAATGAGCTCGAAATCACCGATTTGAATAATTTGTATCTTTCAGAAAAAACGCTGAAAGCGCATATTTTGGAAAATGAATGGATCGATGCGGGAACATTTGAAAGCCTGCTGAGAGGGGCGGAGATGGTGCGGAAATTAAAAAATATTCCGTAG